The Oceanimonas doudoroffii genome includes a region encoding these proteins:
- a CDS encoding ferredoxin--NADP reductase produces MADWITGRVKARKTWSDNLFSLVVDAEVAPFTAGQFTKLALHTEDKKVARAYSYVNAPGQDPEFYLITIPKGQLTPHLAGLKVGDELLVQRTAAGFLTLDEVPAGRDLWLMATGTGVGPFVSILADGRCWQQFENIVLVHGVRFADELGYRRRIAELTEGRTRFQYLPFVSREDADGARAGRITHAIADGSLEQAAGLGFSPEHSRVMLCGNPQMVRDTITELKNKGLQKHLRRKPGQILMENYW; encoded by the coding sequence ATGGCAGACTGGATCACCGGACGGGTGAAGGCCCGTAAAACCTGGTCCGACAATCTGTTTTCACTGGTTGTGGACGCCGAGGTGGCCCCCTTCACCGCCGGTCAGTTCACCAAGCTGGCTCTGCACACCGAAGATAAAAAGGTGGCCCGGGCCTATTCCTATGTAAACGCTCCCGGGCAGGACCCCGAGTTTTATCTGATCACCATTCCCAAAGGGCAACTTACTCCCCATCTGGCCGGCCTCAAGGTAGGCGACGAGCTGTTGGTGCAGCGCACCGCCGCCGGCTTTCTGACCCTGGACGAAGTGCCGGCCGGGCGGGATCTGTGGCTGATGGCCACCGGCACCGGAGTGGGGCCTTTTGTGTCCATCCTGGCCGACGGCCGTTGCTGGCAGCAATTCGAAAATATCGTGCTGGTGCACGGCGTGCGCTTTGCCGATGAGCTGGGCTACCGCCGCCGCATTGCCGAGCTCACCGAGGGGCGGACCCGGTTTCAATATCTTCCTTTCGTATCTCGTGAAGACGCCGACGGCGCGCGGGCCGGGCGCATTACCCATGCCATTGCCGATGGCAGCCTGGAGCAAGCCGCCGGCCTGGGCTTTTCGCCCGAACACAGCCGAGTGATGCTTTGCGGCAACCCGCAAATGGTGCGGGACACCATTACCGAGCTGAAAAACAAGGGCCTGCAGAAACACCTGCGCCGCAAACCCGGTCAGATCCTGATGGAGAACTACTGGTAA
- a CDS encoding NADP-dependent oxidoreductase, translating to MKQLVISAFGGPEQLTLVEAEHPPLAANQLRLKMLYAGVNPIDAKTRAGLGWGAQAIKDSLPWSPGFEVMGEVLEVGSEVCRFLPGDRAFGLVRGGAYSEELVVNCDEMMPLPDEVPDDMAAGLALAGTTAWQGLTRHGALQAGERILISAAAGGVGHLAVQLARGLGATVVALASSGNHDFVKGLGADEVVDYHDEAAVAAIEPVDLLLDLVGGTSGESLVSQVKPSGRVVTVPTITADKVIAAAKARGLNATGMLKESDSEQLAMLAKAVAEGRLRVEVSQVFDLADGAEAHRQIEAGHTRGKLLLRG from the coding sequence ATGAAACAACTGGTGATTTCCGCTTTTGGCGGTCCCGAGCAACTGACATTGGTCGAGGCCGAGCATCCGCCGCTGGCTGCCAATCAGCTGCGCCTGAAAATGCTCTATGCCGGGGTGAACCCCATCGATGCCAAAACCCGGGCCGGCTTGGGCTGGGGCGCCCAGGCCATCAAGGACAGCCTGCCCTGGTCGCCAGGGTTCGAGGTGATGGGTGAAGTGCTGGAAGTGGGCTCCGAAGTGTGCCGTTTCCTGCCGGGGGATCGGGCCTTTGGGTTGGTTCGGGGGGGCGCCTACAGCGAGGAGCTGGTAGTGAATTGCGATGAAATGATGCCTCTGCCCGACGAGGTGCCCGACGACATGGCCGCCGGCCTGGCCCTGGCCGGCACCACCGCCTGGCAAGGGTTGACCAGGCACGGTGCCCTGCAGGCGGGGGAGCGGATACTGATCTCGGCCGCCGCCGGTGGGGTGGGACACCTGGCGGTGCAGCTGGCCAGGGGACTGGGAGCCACAGTGGTGGCGCTGGCATCTTCCGGCAACCATGACTTCGTCAAGGGGCTGGGCGCCGATGAGGTCGTGGACTATCACGATGAGGCGGCAGTCGCGGCCATCGAGCCGGTGGATCTGCTGCTGGATCTGGTGGGGGGTACTTCCGGCGAGTCACTTGTGTCTCAGGTGAAGCCCAGTGGCCGTGTGGTGACCGTGCCCACCATTACCGCCGATAAGGTGATTGCTGCCGCCAAAGCGCGTGGCCTGAATGCCACCGGCATGCTCAAGGAAAGCGATTCGGAGCAGCTGGCCATGCTGGCCAAGGCGGTTGCCGAAGGCCGGTTGCGGGTGGAAGTGAGTCAAGTGTTTGACCTGGCCGACGGCGCCGAGGCGCACCGCCAGATTGAAGCCGGTCATACTCGGGGCAAGCTGTTGCTGCGAGGCTGA